A stretch of the Bacillus sp. B-jedd genome encodes the following:
- a CDS encoding class I SAM-dependent methyltransferase, giving the protein MKDRIIEVFNKLSGAYEKSVDIDNLYNGEYERPAMLAELPEDLAGTKILDAGCAAGWYAVELANRGAKVAGIDISPEMVSAAKRRAGDKANIFCHDLTEALPFDDQSFDYVVSSLALHYLKDWSFTFSEFKRILKPDGMFLFSIHHPFTDIQLSENPNYFSMELIIDQWRKDGKLFDVPFYRRPLQNILNETIAYFAIEKVIEPIPTAKFKELKPESFEKLMKSPNFLIIKATSNVKGA; this is encoded by the coding sequence ATGAAGGATAGAATCATAGAGGTTTTCAACAAGCTTTCCGGTGCTTATGAAAAGTCCGTTGACATAGATAATCTCTATAACGGCGAATACGAACGGCCTGCCATGCTCGCAGAGCTGCCGGAGGATTTAGCAGGAACAAAGATACTGGATGCCGGCTGTGCTGCTGGATGGTATGCGGTGGAGCTTGCCAACCGCGGCGCGAAGGTTGCCGGGATCGATATTAGCCCCGAGATGGTGAGCGCGGCAAAAAGGCGTGCCGGTGATAAGGCTAATATTTTTTGTCATGACTTAACTGAAGCTCTTCCATTTGACGATCAGTCTTTCGATTATGTGGTCAGCTCGCTCGCCCTCCATTACTTGAAAGATTGGTCCTTTACTTTTAGCGAATTTAAACGGATTCTCAAACCTGATGGTATGTTCTTGTTTTCCATCCACCATCCGTTCACTGACATTCAGCTATCTGAGAATCCAAACTACTTTTCAATGGAGCTGATCATAGACCAGTGGCGAAAGGATGGGAAATTGTTCGACGTGCCGTTTTACCGGAGGCCGCTGCAAAACATTTTAAACGAAACGATCGCCTATTTTGCAATCGAAAAAGTAATTGAACCAATTCCCACGGCAAAATTTAAAGAACTGAAGCCAGAATCCTTTGAGAAACTGATGAAGTCGCCGAACTTTTTAATTATCAAAGCAACTTCGAATGTAAAAGGAGCCTAA